A segment of the Lolium perenne isolate Kyuss_39 chromosome 3, Kyuss_2.0, whole genome shotgun sequence genome:
AGAGTCAACCACGCACCAGCTTCCATCTTGTCTTTTTCGTGGGCACAGCAGGAGATGAGCGTGATCCTCCTCGCCGCTCGACCAGCCTCCTCTCAACCACTCCCTATCTCTTCTTCGTTTTCCCCATCTCCAGAGAACCCTAGTTTGCTTCCTCCCTCGCGCCGCCGTTTCccttctgtctgttcaccacgcaaACGAGCGAGGCGAAAGTTTCATAGAAAACACCGAACACCTCCGCCGCAGCATCACCGTCGCCCCGTCGTCTCCGACCACCTCTCGCCAAACCAAGGCCACCACGAGATTCTCCTCATCACGCTGAAGCTCCTCGACACATGCGCGCAACAAATCGAGTTCGAAATCGACGACAAGGATCACTTCTCCATCTCCGCCGCCAGCAGAAATCTCATGTTCCCGGCCGCCTCCGACCTCGTCCGCCACCGACGAGGTGTTCATCAGCTTTCTGGTGAGATGGCGGCCCTTTCCCCTCTTTCCCCGTCTTGTTTGCTCTCAGTTCAGTTTCGCCTAATTCTGACGAAACTGTCGCCTTTGTTTTGCACGAGTTCATCTCCGCCATGGCCGATGACAGGCCTCCACACGCGCTCGTCCCTGCCGGCCTCCTTCCCATTCATCGACCTCGTCGTCTCTGCTCTGGTCGCACCATCCCAGTCCTCGGTGAGCCTGCGACCTGATTCCACCCCTTTTCCCGTCACAGTCCTGCATCGCTGCTGCAAAGCACGTCTCCTGTTCTGGGTCGTTCTCCGTGTTGCTGTTGATGTGTCTCCTTGTTTTGTTCAGTTCATTCAGTTAACTGTTCTTCCTCCAGCTCCTGTGCAAAATCGCAGGCTGCTCTCCGCAGCGCACGTCCGTCTTCAGCCTAACGTTGCTCCAGGCCACGGCCTCGTCGACAAGTGCAGCTCCATAATCTTTCTATGATCCCGATCTGGGTTGGTTCAAGATAGGCCGAACCTCCTTTTGGACAGCAACAGCATCAGCAAGGCGAGTGGTTTATCCCTTGTTTTCTTAGGTAGCAGACTGTGTTCAAATCCCTATTCGTGCTGGTGTTAAATCAGTCCTTTCTATCTTTGTTTTGCTCAGATCTCATACTCCAAGATATAGCTCATGATGTTGCGTGAGCCATGTCAATCAACATCTGAATAGGAATAGCAGCACAGTTGCATCAGTGCATCACCAGCCTGGGATCAACTCCCCAGGTGTACATCTTCTCAGCCCAGTTTCCATCGTCCAGTTTCTGGCTCAAGGCCTCTaccctttttctttcttctttttgcaAAGCTGTTTAACTTGTATCTACTGATTCATAAATCAAAATAATTGAAATAAACTTTCTGCATTTAATATTAATATGCCATCTCTGTTTcctttttgtattttagaaaattgttcaaaacttgtaaaattcatatctttAAACCTGTAACTCAAAATGCAAAGTATTTTATATGAAATTTGTTCAGAAAATTGCaaggaacattaatatgccatccgttcatctgtttgcatctcgtatcatgtcgcgcgttgatagtcgtgcatgttcacctaacatatatgcggagtattttggatttcCAACTTGGTTTTCCCAGCTCCGTTTAagtttgaagtagcgcacccctgccatgttgtaccatgctaatcaacacttaactttgttggtagaaatgcaactccaaaccTATTTtgattgtccggggttccgactccgattaatatggataagttgcaccgccgcatcatgtttgccatgtcatgcatatcatcttgatcatgctggatcttctttattcgTAGTAGTAAgaattgcatacgttgtgtgttccagcatttgcttcttcacggataggatcacgaagtggtgttgtgagatacgacgagttctccgacaagttcttctccaacctttcacaggcgagcccaccccttcacctattttacttttacatgctcttttgatctattgctatccttatgttgcgattctgttgtgtcacgtgtcctatccacctgttacctatatgtccgagatacacctcctcaccctacctattgtttgttgtttgccagccttgcgagtcgtaggcgtgtttaggctctgttgttatctcgatctgttatcgggatatgttgggttgttgggagattTTTACATGCTATAtcatttgttggagataatcacactttactttattgttaacaactaaaattgtaagcagaggcatctgtgagcccctttgcaaaagcatcggaactttgactcgctaatgtcccctaggacccgagttcttgttatctgttccgagattgagcgctctacccgtacgtgggggagtgggacccccatcacccactacctttccttgagtctgtttattgggagccacaaccttggttttatttgctcatatgcacgatgcacgatttacttctgttgccttcgggtgtttatattctgttctGTACTCATAACGCGGAACGATTAGCGAAAGTAGGTTGTTCACACTTAGCATAGCCGTtgtcgcaaacctctgggtccgtatcggagtacggccggacttcgtcacgggtagcttagttgggtggctcccattaaattttctcttgcattgggaacggtcttgatgtgagactccacctgtagcaagtgggttcgagcatgcgtatggttacatttgggcaacccctgcagggtgtacatcttatcgataagccgtgtccgcggttatggacgacttggaattgtatagcttgaccatagaacaacttacaccttatatcctgttgctaataatttgctaataaaactttttcaaaaaaaaatgtgtGTGTGCCTTTGAcagtacctctttgcgaagggggatcgcatcggctgtgttatgtttgcagagtatagaactgttaccttgtgcgctctcttatcttctctgagtagacggatgttgtagcgagtctctattggatagtagctttgctgccgctaaactccacatatagccgggtgaagtttataccgcccaccagcgagcatagctggtctt
Coding sequences within it:
- the LOC139838472 gene encoding uncharacterized protein isoform X3, with product MSVILLAARPASSQPLPISSSFSPSPENPSLLPPSRRRFPSVCSPRKRARRKFHRKHRTPPPQHHRRPVVSDHLSPNQGHHEILLITLKLLDTCAQQIEFEIDDKDHFSISAASRNLMFPAASDLVRHRRGVHQLSGLHTRSSLPASFPFIDLVVSALVAPSQSSFIQLTVLPPAPVQNRRLLSAAHVRLQPNVAPGHGLVDKCSSIIFL